From a region of the Thiorhodovibrio winogradskyi genome:
- a CDS encoding acyltransferase family protein, whose product MAVLVYHLEPRWLPGGFTGVDIFFVISGYVVSGSLARDQARHFLSFTLGFYARRILRIFPALILCLLLVMLASIALIPEAWLSETSHRTGLFAFFGVSNVALVLFDDGYFSPRAEFNPFTHTWSLGVEEQFYVVFPLIFFVWIHFRHRRGLAGLSAEALLVVLMAASLVYAWWETPRSLDHAFYLLPSRFWELAAGGLLFKLHQRGVLIARNETQRILFLTAGLGLVMFGLGWSDKGAMPFPWALPAVLGTSLVIAAIAVAADKAAKPWPQRLLEHPAAIHVGKISYSLYLWHWPVYVMMRWTLGLEYGWQLLMAVLLSFLLAEASYRFVEVPVRRNGWSRRQANWKTVTAGVATIVLSFSVAQEMLNSRAQLSLSVTKDRELWYPLAWPGATGSHEQDLQGRQLFALGDSHAGAYATMLQALSERRGVVTTIDFAGACTPASLLRNAGPACVDLVEQALQRIEGRALPGDIVFLAALRMYRFVDQYAVFPRDQVIAARDSVADREKALEEANYLLERLLKQGLEVVIDAPKPVFLAPPFRCADWFNRHNPICAGGMTMPREMLVEHRAGVMDSLQRLQQRFPALHVWDPFPILCPGSTCSAFDGEKPLFFDADHLSAYGNQVLYPSFEDLVSAIWSVKQLSQLDGSGLK is encoded by the coding sequence ATGGCCGTACTTGTCTACCACTTGGAACCGCGCTGGCTGCCCGGCGGTTTCACGGGGGTCGACATCTTTTTTGTTATTTCCGGGTATGTGGTGAGCGGTTCTTTGGCGCGTGACCAGGCGAGGCATTTCCTGAGTTTTACGCTCGGTTTTTACGCGCGCCGCATTCTGCGCATCTTTCCGGCATTGATCCTTTGCCTGTTGCTGGTGATGCTGGCGAGCATTGCCTTGATTCCCGAGGCATGGCTTAGCGAAACGAGCCATAGGACCGGATTGTTCGCCTTTTTCGGCGTTAGCAACGTCGCTCTGGTGCTGTTCGATGACGGCTACTTTTCTCCGCGCGCGGAGTTCAATCCTTTTACGCACACTTGGTCGCTCGGGGTCGAAGAACAGTTCTATGTGGTGTTTCCGCTGATCTTTTTTGTCTGGATTCATTTTCGACACCGCCGGGGCTTGGCTGGCCTGAGTGCCGAGGCCTTACTGGTGGTGCTAATGGCCGCGTCACTGGTGTATGCGTGGTGGGAGACTCCGCGATCCCTTGATCATGCGTTTTACCTTCTGCCGAGTCGATTTTGGGAGCTTGCCGCGGGCGGCCTCCTGTTTAAGTTGCACCAAAGGGGGGTGTTGATTGCGCGCAACGAGACGCAGCGAATACTCTTTTTGACAGCGGGGCTTGGTTTGGTCATGTTTGGGCTCGGCTGGTCCGATAAAGGGGCGATGCCCTTTCCATGGGCGCTGCCGGCAGTTTTGGGCACCTCTCTTGTCATCGCGGCGATTGCCGTGGCAGCTGACAAGGCGGCCAAGCCTTGGCCCCAACGTCTGTTGGAACATCCCGCGGCCATTCATGTCGGGAAGATTTCCTATTCACTGTACCTGTGGCACTGGCCTGTCTATGTAATGATGCGTTGGACCCTCGGGTTGGAATATGGGTGGCAGTTGTTGATGGCTGTCTTGCTGTCTTTCTTGCTCGCGGAGGCTTCCTATCGCTTTGTCGAGGTGCCGGTGAGGCGGAACGGGTGGAGCCGGCGACAGGCAAACTGGAAGACGGTGACTGCTGGCGTCGCAACCATCGTGTTGTCGTTTTCTGTCGCGCAGGAAATGCTAAATTCACGTGCGCAACTGAGTCTCAGTGTCACCAAGGATAGGGAATTGTGGTATCCCCTCGCTTGGCCGGGGGCGACCGGCAGTCATGAACAAGATCTTCAAGGCCGCCAACTCTTTGCGCTTGGGGACTCGCATGCTGGTGCCTATGCCACCATGCTGCAAGCGCTTAGCGAGCGCCGTGGGGTCGTGACCACGATTGACTTTGCCGGAGCATGCACTCCGGCTAGTCTGCTCAGGAATGCGGGCCCCGCTTGCGTGGACTTGGTCGAACAAGCTTTGCAGCGGATTGAGGGGCGCGCCCTGCCGGGTGACATCGTCTTCCTGGCTGCGCTTCGTATGTACCGTTTTGTGGATCAGTACGCGGTTTTTCCGCGTGATCAGGTGATCGCTGCCCGGGACAGTGTTGCGGATCGTGAGAAGGCGCTTGAGGAAGCCAACTATCTGCTCGAGCGATTGCTGAAGCAGGGGCTTGAGGTGGTCATTGATGCGCCAAAGCCGGTGTTTCTCGCTCCTCCCTTTCGTTGCGCGGACTGGTTCAACCGTCATAACCCCATTTGTGCCGGCGGCATGACGATGCCGCGGGAAATGCTTGTGGAGCATCGCGCCGGAGTGATGGACTCGTTACAAAGGCTCCAGCAACGTTTTCCCGCACTGCACGTCTGGGATCCATTCCCAATTCTTTGTCCGGGATCGACCTGCTCGGCTTTCGATGGCGAGAAACCGTTGTTCTTCGACGCGGATCATCTCAGCGCATACGGCAATCAAGTGTTGTATCCAAGCTTCGAGGACTTGGTCAGCGCCATCTGGTCCGTCAAACAGCTTAGCCAGCTTGACGGCAGTGGTCTGAAGTGA
- a CDS encoding DUF4214 domain-containing protein, producing the protein MIGSYLVEVGTHGADSFNAEDDSIYFGSAGADWFLNDNANNAYFVGGSGGDYYAARPGSITIIQDAGNSPDDVFYEITGAMTEPYLGFLVDERHFGIFNLSLTSGVLFLDWKDPANRIETMSTSLGTFSYEEYRQIIESSPEALGHLSSEALFGDPQYLDSMILQAGAWAAHYEVYPGVEITRSEATTVALLYSAGLGRDPDVHGLNFWIDQRANGMSLELIAGAFLDSPEFTNRYGDDDVMSAQRFLGVMYENVLGRLPDTAGFAYWEDAMAQRGLAREEVLMFFADSTENRSQAAYVDTLYQVGDDWFF; encoded by the coding sequence TAGCTTCAACGCGGAAGACGACAGCATTTATTTCGGTTCGGCTGGAGCCGACTGGTTTTTGAATGATAATGCCAACAACGCCTATTTCGTTGGAGGTTCAGGCGGGGATTACTATGCCGCTCGCCCAGGTTCTATTACCATTATTCAAGACGCGGGCAATTCCCCGGATGATGTCTTTTACGAGATTACCGGGGCAATGACTGAACCCTATCTGGGCTTTCTGGTGGACGAAAGGCATTTTGGCATCTTTAATCTGTCGCTGACATCGGGTGTTCTTTTTTTGGACTGGAAGGATCCCGCTAATCGCATCGAGACCATGTCGACAAGTTTGGGCACATTTAGTTACGAGGAGTATCGACAGATCATCGAGTCCTCGCCAGAAGCGCTTGGACATCTCTCATCCGAGGCCTTGTTCGGGGATCCACAGTACTTGGACAGCATGATCTTGCAAGCTGGCGCTTGGGCGGCACATTATGAAGTCTATCCAGGTGTTGAAATCACGCGGTCGGAGGCAACAACTGTCGCGCTGCTCTATAGTGCGGGTCTGGGAAGAGATCCGGATGTCCATGGCTTGAATTTCTGGATCGATCAGCGTGCCAACGGCATGTCGCTCGAGTTGATCGCCGGTGCTTTTCTTGATTCGCCGGAATTCACAAACCGTTATGGCGACGACGATGTCATGTCGGCGCAGAGGTTCCTTGGTGTTATGTACGAAAATGTTCTGGGCAGACTGCCCGACACGGCGGGTTTTGCCTATTGGGAAGATGCGATGGCGCAGCGCGGGCTTGCTCGAGAAGAGGTTCTGATGTTCTTTGCCGACAGCACGGAAAATCGCAGTCAGGCGGCCTATGTGGATACGCTGTATCAGGTGGGAGACGACTGGTTCTTTTGA
- a CDS encoding choice-of-anchor I family protein: protein MSDSSLQVFQHPGLSLNLIHRFDPGSGEAGAESVVAESNVLFVTNGADARIEIFSPGIEGSLARIDLSATPGFDDLTSVAAKNGLVAVAIKLVDSEGNLAPGKVAIYDASDLGDIRLLEQIEVGFLPDMLTFSEDGKQLYVAIEGEAVESVATPGGVTIIDLPTDYDGSTVPATATFVGFSEFDSQIEALRAQGVRIFPGEAPSTDFEPEYIAIDPTTGDLLVTLQEANTVARIDPTAKTVLALYPMGIRDHSQDGNGLDPSDRDDGINIANWPVFGMPMPDAIATFQVDGQTYYITANEGDARDLAENEARIKDLTLDPTAFPDAATLQEDENLGRLQVSTFDGDTDNDGDQDALFSYGSRSFSIYDADGNLVFDSGDHLEQLISARAPWRFNNDDGEPIATEGDNRSDAKGPEPEAVAVLEVEGRVLAFIGLERDSGVAAYDVTDPRAPVFLDYIDGFAAGDIAPETIAVINAQDSGTGNPQIAIAYEGSGTTSVYDINQAAYSLELLHLTDQEAAYGAIEDAPRLSGVLNALKAQDLGNDGMEDNTLVLSSGDAIIPGLFFSASADVYGEAGVADILIQNELGVQAIAFGNHEFDFGTEFLASLIDGSAAEDFSGTAMPYLSGNLDFSTDPNLAGLVVSDAQAPRANSIAASTYFEVGGEKIGVLGATTPTLASISSPGTVGIQPAGFSTNPTPEDLDALAAVIQADVDALLAAHPDMDKVILLAHMQQISIEQELATRLSDVDIIVAGGSNTRLFDGNDSLRAGDTDQGPYPIFTTDSDGNPIAVVNTDGSYKYLGRLVIDFDANGHILPGSYDPTVSGAYATDAAGLAALDAESLIDPDIQNIANAIEDAILAKESNVFGLSEVFLNGNRSGGSTDGVRTQETNLGNLTADANLAIANQIAVERGETEAVVLSIKNGGGIRASIGQTVVPPGGTEAQRLPNEEIPGVKPAGGISENDIATTLAFNNGLTLMTLTGAEIAALFEHGIGGLPDASGRFPQISGAKFSFDPDAPAGERLINASLFDDKGDLLADLVRDGELVEANANATFRVVTLNFLAEPRFDDAGNYIGGGDGYPFPNTNTDPSVGAVADPSVVARINLVQLAEDDTTTADGNATFAPDGSEQDALAEYLYDNFMTTPYAEADVEAAWDTRIRNIDPHRGDASTDPGDGTLIKGVSVLGGDGDNLFVGSAGDDIFEGGAGNDSFTGLGDQSGDFFYGGDGIDIAVFRGVLADYSISASDAITDLRGGTEKLNGLVVVDQQSGRDGTDYLVGTERLAFEDVSLAFDIDGSAGQAYRLYEAAFGRTPDLTGIGHFIGQLDAGVSLTQIAQSFIDSAEFFSRNGANPNNAEFITAIYANILDRAPDTKGLAFWDDALENGLSRAHFLVNISESAESQENVIELIGSGIQYLDLPL, encoded by the coding sequence ATGAGCGATTCCAGCTTGCAAGTCTTCCAGCACCCTGGCCTGTCCCTGAACCTGATTCACAGATTCGACCCCGGATCGGGCGAGGCCGGGGCCGAAAGTGTTGTGGCAGAAAGCAATGTCCTTTTTGTCACCAATGGCGCAGACGCGCGTATTGAAATATTTAGCCCCGGAATCGAAGGCAGCCTCGCGCGGATCGATCTGAGTGCCACCCCGGGGTTTGACGACCTCACCTCGGTCGCCGCGAAAAATGGTCTGGTCGCGGTCGCGATCAAACTCGTCGACAGCGAGGGTAACCTCGCGCCGGGCAAGGTTGCCATTTACGATGCCAGCGATCTCGGCGATATCCGCTTGCTGGAACAGATCGAAGTCGGCTTCCTGCCGGACATGTTGACCTTCTCAGAGGATGGCAAACAGCTCTACGTAGCCATTGAGGGAGAGGCAGTCGAGAGCGTTGCAACACCTGGCGGCGTGACCATCATCGACTTACCAACAGACTATGATGGCAGCACCGTGCCAGCGACCGCGACCTTCGTCGGCTTCAGTGAGTTCGACAGTCAGATCGAAGCTCTGCGCGCCCAGGGCGTGCGCATCTTTCCTGGAGAGGCACCCTCGACAGACTTCGAGCCGGAATACATCGCCATCGACCCGACCACCGGCGACCTGCTCGTTACCCTCCAGGAGGCCAACACAGTCGCGCGCATCGACCCGACGGCCAAAACCGTTCTCGCCCTCTATCCCATGGGCATACGCGATCACAGCCAGGACGGCAACGGCCTCGATCCCTCCGACCGCGACGACGGCATCAACATCGCCAATTGGCCAGTCTTCGGCATGCCGATGCCCGACGCCATCGCCACCTTCCAGGTCGACGGCCAGACCTACTACATCACCGCCAACGAGGGTGACGCGCGTGACCTGGCGGAAAACGAGGCGCGCATCAAGGATCTCACGCTCGACCCGACCGCCTTCCCCGACGCCGCCACTCTGCAGGAAGACGAAAACCTCGGCCGCCTTCAAGTATCAACCTTCGACGGAGACACCGACAACGACGGTGACCAGGACGCGCTCTTCTCCTACGGTTCGCGCTCCTTCAGCATTTACGACGCAGACGGCAACCTGGTCTTCGACAGCGGGGACCACCTCGAACAGCTCATCTCCGCGCGCGCGCCCTGGCGGTTCAACAACGACGACGGTGAGCCCATCGCCACCGAAGGCGACAACCGCTCCGACGCCAAGGGACCGGAACCAGAGGCGGTCGCGGTGCTTGAAGTCGAGGGTCGCGTGTTGGCTTTCATCGGCCTTGAGCGCGATTCCGGCGTCGCCGCCTACGACGTCACCGACCCCAGGGCCCCCGTCTTTCTCGATTACATCGATGGCTTCGCCGCCGGCGATATTGCCCCGGAAACCATCGCCGTTATCAACGCCCAGGACAGCGGCACCGGCAACCCGCAGATCGCCATCGCCTACGAGGGCAGCGGCACCACGAGCGTCTACGATATTAACCAGGCCGCCTACAGCCTCGAGCTGCTGCACCTGACCGACCAGGAGGCCGCCTACGGCGCCATCGAGGACGCCCCGCGCCTATCCGGCGTGCTCAACGCACTCAAGGCCCAGGATCTTGGCAATGACGGCATGGAGGACAACACCCTGGTACTCTCCTCCGGCGACGCCATCATCCCTGGCCTGTTCTTCAGCGCCTCGGCGGACGTCTATGGCGAGGCCGGTGTGGCCGATATCCTGATCCAAAATGAACTCGGCGTTCAGGCAATCGCCTTCGGCAACCACGAATTCGACTTCGGCACCGAATTCCTTGCCAGCCTGATCGACGGCAGCGCGGCGGAAGACTTTTCCGGAACCGCCATGCCCTACCTGTCCGGCAACCTCGACTTCAGCACCGACCCCAACCTCGCCGGCCTGGTGGTATCCGACGCCCAGGCACCACGGGCGAATAGCATCGCCGCCTCCACTTACTTCGAGGTTGGCGGCGAGAAGATCGGTGTACTCGGCGCCACCACACCAACGCTCGCCAGCATCTCCTCCCCCGGCACCGTCGGCATTCAGCCCGCGGGTTTCAGCACCAACCCCACGCCCGAGGATCTCGACGCCCTCGCCGCCGTTATCCAGGCGGATGTCGATGCGCTCCTTGCCGCGCATCCCGACATGGACAAAGTCATACTGCTTGCGCACATGCAGCAAATCAGCATCGAACAGGAACTGGCCACCCGCCTCAGCGACGTCGACATCATCGTCGCCGGCGGTTCCAACACGCGCCTGTTCGACGGCAACGATAGCCTTCGCGCCGGAGACACCGACCAGGGTCCCTACCCGATCTTCACTACCGATAGCGACGGCAACCCCATCGCCGTCGTCAACACCGACGGCAGTTACAAATACTTGGGCCGCCTGGTCATCGACTTCGACGCCAATGGCCACATCCTACCCGGGAGTTACGACCCCACCGTCAGCGGCGCCTACGCCACCGACGCCGCCGGACTGGCGGCGCTCGACGCCGAAAGCCTCATCGACCCCGACATTCAGAACATTGCCAACGCCATCGAGGACGCCATCCTGGCCAAGGAGTCCAATGTCTTTGGCCTCAGCGAGGTGTTCCTTAACGGCAATCGCTCCGGCGGCTCAACCGACGGCGTGCGCACCCAGGAGACCAACCTCGGAAATCTCACCGCCGACGCAAACCTCGCCATCGCCAACCAGATAGCGGTGGAACGCGGTGAAACCGAAGCAGTCGTGCTCTCAATCAAGAACGGCGGCGGGATCCGCGCATCCATCGGCCAGACAGTGGTTCCCCCCGGTGGCACCGAGGCACAACGCCTGCCGAACGAGGAAATCCCGGGCGTCAAACCCGCTGGCGGCATCAGCGAGAACGACATCGCCACAACCCTGGCATTCAACAACGGACTGACACTCATGACCCTGACCGGCGCGGAAATCGCCGCCCTCTTTGAACATGGGATCGGCGGCCTGCCAGATGCCTCCGGCCGTTTCCCACAGATCTCAGGCGCCAAATTCAGCTTCGACCCCGACGCGCCAGCCGGGGAGCGCCTGATCAACGCTAGTCTGTTCGACGACAAGGGTGACCTCCTCGCCGATCTGGTCCGTGATGGCGAATTGGTCGAAGCCAACGCCAACGCCACCTTCCGGGTGGTGACGCTAAACTTCCTCGCCGAGCCACGATTCGATGACGCTGGCAACTACATCGGCGGCGGCGACGGTTATCCCTTCCCCAACACCAACACCGACCCAAGTGTTGGTGCCGTCGCCGACCCATCGGTCGTCGCCCGCATCAACCTGGTGCAACTCGCTGAGGACGACACCACTACCGCCGACGGCAATGCCACCTTCGCGCCCGATGGCAGCGAGCAGGACGCATTGGCAGAGTACCTTTACGACAACTTCATGACCACGCCCTATGCCGAGGCCGATGTCGAAGCCGCCTGGGATACGAGAATCCGTAACATCGATCCGCATCGCGGCGACGCCAGCACGGATCCAGGCGACGGCACCCTGATTAAGGGCGTTAGTGTCCTCGGCGGCGACGGGGATAACCTGTTCGTGGGCAGTGCCGGCGACGACATCTTCGAGGGCGGTGCTGGCAACGACAGCTTCACCGGCTTGGGCGACCAGAGTGGAGATTTCTTCTACGGCGGAGATGGCATCGACATCGCCGTTTTTCGCGGCGTCCTTGCCGATTACAGCATCAGCGCCTCGGATGCAATCACTGATTTGCGCGGCGGCACCGAAAAGCTCAATGGCCTGGTGGTGGTCGACCAGCAATCCGGTCGGGACGGCACCGACTACCTCGTCGGCACCGAGCGTCTAGCCTTCGAGGATGTCAGTCTCGCCTTTGACATTGATGGGTCCGCGGGCCAGGCTTACCGTCTCTACGAGGCGGCTTTTGGGCGCACCCCTGACTTGACTGGCATCGGTCACTTCATTGGCCAACTGGATGCCGGCGTTTCGCTGACACAAATCGCCCAGTCTTTCATCGACAGCGCCGAGTTCTTTTCACGCAATGGCGCAAATCCCAACAACGCTGAATTCATCACGGCAATCTACGCAAACATCCTTGATCGCGCCCCTGACACCAAGGGTCTCGCGTTTTGGGACGACGCGCTGGAAAACGGCTTGAGCCGCGCGCATTTCCTGGTGAACATTTCAGAGTCGGCGGAAAGTCAAGAGAACGTCATCGAGTTAATCGGAAGCGGAATCCAATATCTGGACCTCCCGCTCTAA